Within Alteribacter lacisalsi, the genomic segment TTGTGGGGAGGAGGGTTGTGTATGGTGATGAGGCATCGGGGGGAGTCGGGATATTTAGTAATAATGATCGTTTGTGATTCATGGCTCTACTTCGTTAAAGTTGGACCATAGCTCTCTTTTTTCCGAGTTATGGCTGAACCCCTGCATTCTTATCACTACTAAAGACAGTGGCCTTCACCGAAGTGATAGGATCACCGGAAGCACCAAAAGGCCGCCCCTCCGCAACTCCAAAGGGACAGCCTCCTATAAATACGCTATCTGTAAACAAACAACATGCGGTCATTTCGGTTCAGGTCCTGCTGCACCTCAACTCGGCCGCGCCATTCGGGTCCGAAGGCCGCCTGCACGAGAGACGGTACGGTCTCTCCCTGATCGAAGCCGATCTCAAACGCAGCAAAGCCGTCTTCACGTAAAACATCGGGGAGCTGATCAGCCAGCCTGCGGTAGAGTACGAGACCGTCCTCGCCCCCAAACAGCGCCGCAGCAGGATCGTATTCCCGCACGTTCACAGCAAGATTTTCCCGCTCGCAGTCAGGGATGTACGGCGGATTTGAAACAACAACGTCCACCGGCTCGCCGTCAGCGATTACGGGCTCCAGAAGGTCCCCTAAGTGGAACGTTACGTCCACTTTAAGCAGCTGGGCATTCAGACGTGCCGTCTCAAGGGCCGCAGGCGAAATATCCACTGCGTCCACACGGACCGCGCCGCGTCTTCCTGCAAGCTCCTTTGCAAGCGATACGGCAATGATGCCGCTTCCTGTTCCAACATCTACGATTCGCAGCGGCCGATCGTCAGGGTAACGCGCATCAATCTCACGAAGGACACCTTCCACCAGTTCCTCGGTTTCCGGCCGGGGAATAAGGACATCGGCCGATACACGGAACTCACGACCGTAAAACTGCTCCACACCGGTAATATGCTGCACCGGCTCACCCTTTCCGGCTCGCTCCACGTCGTTCCAGAACGCCTCAAACGAAGCCGCCTCCATCTCTGTCTGCAGCTCTGCCAGCCAGCGGGAACGGCTCCAGCCTGTATGGTGGCTCAAAAGCACCTCAGCCACACCCGGCTCCACATTCTGTTTTTCCAAAAAAGAAGAAGCCCTCTGCAGGGCTTCGAATAAACGTACGCTCATCTGTTATTCTCCTGCTTCTTCCATTGCTTTTGACTGCTCTTCCACGATCAGGGCGTCAATGATTTCGTCCAGTTTTCCATGAAGAATCTGGTCGAGCTTCTGAATCGTAAGGCCGATACGGTGATCGGTGACGCGGCTCTGCGGGAAGTTATATGTGCGGATCCGTTCGGAACGGTCGCCGGTACCAACAGCCGACTTACGGGTTTCATCGTATTTGGCCTGCTCTTCCTTCTGCACTTTATCATAGATCCGGGCACGAAGAACCTTCATCGCTTTATCCTTGTTCTTGATCTGGGATTTTTCGTCCTGGCACGATACCACAGTATTAGTCGGCAAGTGCGTCAGACGAACGGCTGACATGGTCGTGTTTACGCTCTGTCCGCCAGGACCGCTGGATGCAAATGTGTCCACACGGATATCCTTTTCGTGGATGTCCACTTCCACTTCTTCCGCTTCCGGCATGACCGCCACGGTCGCCGTGGACGTATGGATCCGGCCGCCGGATTCGGTGGAAGGTACGCGCTGCACGCGGTGAGCACCGTTTTCGTACTTCAGCTTCGAGTAGGCGCCTTTTCCGTTTACCAGGAAGATAACTTCCTTAAAGCCGCCGATCCCCGTCTGGTTGGACTCGATCACTTCCGTTTTCCAGCCCTGCTCCTCGGCAAAACGGGAATACATGCGGTAAAGGTCGCCGGCAAACAGCGCCGCCTCGTCTCCACCGGCCGCGCCGCGGATCTCAACGATAACGTTTTTATCGTCATTCGGATCTTTCGGAAGAAGAAGCACACGAAGCTTATCTTCAAGAGGCGGGATGCGGTCCTGAAGTTCCTCCATTTCCATTTTCACCATTTCGTACATCTCATCGTCGAGATTGTCATTTAGCATTTCACGGGCATCGTCATACTGGCCTTTGACTTCTTTATATTCCCGGTATGTCTGTACGGTCTGTTCAATATCGGACTGCTCTTTGGAGTACTCACGGAGTTTGTTCGTATCCGAAATCACGTCCGGGTCCATCAGTAATTCATTCAAACGTTCGTACCGTTCTTCAACTGCCTGTAACCGATCAAACATTTTCTTCACCTCGTCTTCTGCATAACAGTCTTATTATAGTACAGCCGGCACGTGCCGTCAAAACTGCTTCGCGGACAAAATCCTGTTTTTTTTACCGTAAGGAGTGGGATAGTAAAGAGTAGGAACGAACCGACCTGAAGGAGGAAGACACGATGAATTATGTGATTATCGGCGGAGACGCCGCAGGCATGAGCGCTGCCATGCAGATTGTCCGCCGGGACAAAGAAGCCCGGGTCACGACGCTTGAAATGGGCGGTATTTATTCTTACGCCCAGTGCGGCCTGCCTTATTACATAGGAGGCCTCACTCCTGACAGTGAGTCACTGATCGCAAGAAGCCGCGACACGTTTGAAGAGGAGTACGGGATTGATGCCCGGGTGTACCATCAGGTTACTGAGATTGATCCTGACAGTAAAACGGTCAGGGGGACGAATCTGAAGACGGACGAGCCATTTGAGCTCTCCTATGACAAGTGCCTGATTGCCACCGGTGCCGCGCCGGTGATGCCTCCGATTGAGGGAAAAGAACTGGACGGCATTCATACCCTCAAGACGATTCCTGATGCCGAACGTATTCTTGAAGACATGAAGGCGAACGTCCTCAACGTCACCATCATCGGCGGGGGCTACATCGGTCTAGAACTGGCTGAAAACCTTGTGGAAAAAAAGAAAAAAGTCCGTATTATTGATCATGCTGACCGTCTCGGCTCGGGCTACGATAAAGAAATCAGCGCGGAAATTGAAAAGGAAGCGAAGCGGATGGGGATCGAGGTCTGTACCGGTCAGACTGTCGAACGCTTTTCCGGTGATGGACGCGTAAGTGAGGTTGTGACTGACCAGGATTCCTACAGGGCCGATATGGTCGTCGTTGCAGCGGGCGTGACACCTAACACTGGTATGATCGACCGCTCCCGGGTTCACACGCTTGATAACGGCGCCATCATCGTAAATGCCTATATGGAGACGAACATGCCGGATTTGTACGCGGCGGGTGACTGCGCTACCCAGTATCACCGGATTAAGGAAAAAAATGATTATCAGCCGCTCGGCACGCACGCGAATAAACAGGGGCGGATTGCCGGCATGAATATGTGCGGTGCTGCCCAGGCGTTCCAGGGTATTGTCGGGACGTCGATTATGAAGTTTTTCGACCTCACCGTCGGGAAAACCGGTCTTGGGGAGCAGGAAGCGGACGAAATGAACTTTACATGCGACTGTGATGCGTTTGAAGGCCACTCTCACGCCGGTTACTATCCCGATAATGAACCCCTTCTTCTAAAAGTGGTCAGTCATAAGGTTACGGGCCATTTCCTCGGCCTGCAGGCTGTCGGCAGGCGCGGTGTGGACAAACGGATCGACGTCGCTGCCACCGCTCTTTACCACCGGATGACCATGAGCGATATTGAAAATCTCGATTTAAGTTACGCGCCTCCCTACAACGGGGTCTGGGATCCGCTCCAGCAGGCTTCCCGGCGGGTCAAATAAAGAAACGGCACCTGTTTGGCTTCAGGTGCCGTTTCTTTTTATATAAAAATTAGGGGGGGAGTAAATTCAGTGACTGCCGTCAGTCTTCAATGTAGACGCGGTAGTCGTATCTCGGATTTGCCTGTTTGAGTTTTTCCCGTACATGACGGACCAGCCTGTCCTGTTCTTCCTGACTCAGGTTCCGGTCCTGCGGAATAAGATCGACAGTGGCGCGGCCGCCCATAAACTGGATCACGCCAGGCTCCACTCCATCCATACTGCTGATCACATCAGCAAGCATTTCCTGTTCGCCGCCAATGGACTGACGAGCGGACACTGGATCTCTGTAGCTCAGACCGGTATTGTTGACCTCCTGGTCATTATGATGAGGCTGGCGGCGCTCACGGATGGCGCCGTAGTTGGCCGGACCAGGTCCAAGAAGACTATAGGCCATATTTTTTTCATCCGGCCCGTCCTCGTTCATACTGCGGACTTCCGGGTTATCAAGGTCTGTACAGCCGCTCAGAAGAACGGTAAACAGCACGATCAGACTGAGGCTCCTGATGACTTGTTTCATAATGAGCACCTCCTGTCCTCTAGTGTGCCCGCCTGTTTCTTTTTTAGACCTCTCGCGCGAAAAAACAAAAAGGATATTTCCGCGATTGTGGGGACAGATCCGAGATGCTGAAGGGATCACGCTTGTATGGCCGCCGGCTTGGGGCTACACTTTAGGTGTATTGAAAGGAGATGCTTGTTATCATGCGTTCGGAAAAGGAAAGAATGCTCGCAGGGGAATGGTTTAATCCGGCTGACCCGGCACTTGAAAAAGAACGGGAGCGTGCCCGGGAGCTGACCAATCGTTTTAATGGTCTAAAGGAGAACGAATACGAGGAAAAGGTCTCGGTTCTGAGGGAACTGTTCGGCACCGCTGCAGGGGACGTTTACCTGGAGCAGACGTTCCGGTGTGATT encodes:
- the prmC gene encoding peptide chain release factor N(5)-glutamine methyltransferase, whose product is MSVRLFEALQRASSFLEKQNVEPGVAEVLLSHHTGWSRSRWLAELQTEMEAASFEAFWNDVERAGKGEPVQHITGVEQFYGREFRVSADVLIPRPETEELVEGVLREIDARYPDDRPLRIVDVGTGSGIIAVSLAKELAGRRGAVRVDAVDISPAALETARLNAQLLKVDVTFHLGDLLEPVIADGEPVDVVVSNPPYIPDCERENLAVNVREYDPAAALFGGEDGLVLYRRLADQLPDVLREDGFAAFEIGFDQGETVPSLVQAAFGPEWRGRVEVQQDLNRNDRMLFVYR
- the prfA gene encoding peptide chain release factor 1 — encoded protein: MFDRLQAVEERYERLNELLMDPDVISDTNKLREYSKEQSDIEQTVQTYREYKEVKGQYDDAREMLNDNLDDEMYEMVKMEMEELQDRIPPLEDKLRVLLLPKDPNDDKNVIVEIRGAAGGDEAALFAGDLYRMYSRFAEEQGWKTEVIESNQTGIGGFKEVIFLVNGKGAYSKLKYENGAHRVQRVPSTESGGRIHTSTATVAVMPEAEEVEVDIHEKDIRVDTFASSGPGGQSVNTTMSAVRLTHLPTNTVVSCQDEKSQIKNKDKAMKVLRARIYDKVQKEEQAKYDETRKSAVGTGDRSERIRTYNFPQSRVTDHRIGLTIQKLDQILHGKLDEIIDALIVEEQSKAMEEAGE
- a CDS encoding FAD-dependent oxidoreductase, which codes for MNYVIIGGDAAGMSAAMQIVRRDKEARVTTLEMGGIYSYAQCGLPYYIGGLTPDSESLIARSRDTFEEEYGIDARVYHQVTEIDPDSKTVRGTNLKTDEPFELSYDKCLIATGAAPVMPPIEGKELDGIHTLKTIPDAERILEDMKANVLNVTIIGGGYIGLELAENLVEKKKKVRIIDHADRLGSGYDKEISAEIEKEAKRMGIEVCTGQTVERFSGDGRVSEVVTDQDSYRADMVVVAAGVTPNTGMIDRSRVHTLDNGAIIVNAYMETNMPDLYAAGDCATQYHRIKEKNDYQPLGTHANKQGRIAGMNMCGAAQAFQGIVGTSIMKFFDLTVGKTGLGEQEADEMNFTCDCDAFEGHSHAGYYPDNEPLLLKVVSHKVTGHFLGLQAVGRRGVDKRIDVAATALYHRMTMSDIENLDLSYAPPYNGVWDPLQQASRRVK